Part of the Alteracholeplasma palmae J233 genome, CCTCCTTTTGTAATATTGTTTAATGTTAAACCAATATTATTTTTTGAAGCTGTAACCGTTTCAAATTTGTTTAAATTCCCAAATAATTCAACTGTACCTACAGCAAGATCAACAACATCCCAAATAGTTGTAACTAGGGCTAAAACAGGTATTTTTTCTACATAACCGATTCCTGTATGAACAAAATCAAGTAACAATTCTGTTGCCTCACTACTTGAATCTTTAATTGTTGAAGCTTCATATTCATAATATCCTCCAACAAAAAAAGCTCCATTATCATTATGCTGATTATAATTTTCATCTCCAAAGTTTGGTTCATTTTCATTATACATAATCGCCCCAAAGGAAATATTGTTTAAAAAATATTCTTCAGTTTTTACAGTTTGGAGCCATACATTATATTCTGTTATGGAAACACTAGGCTTGAGAGTAACCGTGAATTCAGAATTACTAACTGTTTGATAGTCTACATAGTACGTTGAAAACTTTTCCTCTTCAACGTAATTAGGTTCAATTTCTACAGATAATTTATTACCCAAAACAGTAATATATGTGTATTGAAAAATGGGCATTATTCTGCTTGTAATTTGATCATTATTATTAATTAAATCAAAATTGATAGATATATCAAATACTACAACAATTGATTCATAGTAATCTTTTGTGCGCTTTGTTTCTATGAAGTATCCATACTCTTTACCGATTTCTATTCTTTTTCCAATTGTTGTAAATTCATTTTTAGGCACTATATTAACAATATAATCATCAGAAATAACAGCATTAAATCTGTTCTTGTAACTCAAAAAATTAAGTGATTTATTACCATCTATTACGCTATTAGAAATAAATTTTTTTTCCTCAATAGAGTAGTTATTTCCATAAAGTTTAGGATAATCTAATATTCCCAACATTCGTCCATCTTCTACTATACCAATCTCATCTGAATCCAAAGAAATATCTACTTTATTTTCTTCAAATGCTTGTGTTAAACTAGAATTTATTATTATAAAAAGACCAATAATAAACATTAAAAATAAATTTTTTTTCTTCATATACTCTTCTCCCTTTTCTTGAACTTAGATATAAAAATAAAGGCTACCTAAATTGGCAGCCTTCTTCTAGCATCATGAAAATAAAGATATCATGATACGTAGTCACAAGATTAAGGTCTTGTGGTAGAGACTCAAACCACCAATTAGGTTTATTATACGTTTATATCTATTTCACTTTTGATTATATATAAATAACTTCATATTGTAAAGGTATATCTATTCAGATTTATACGTAAGTTTTTATATATTCGTTTTTTTACGCAACTAAATGCTTACGAAAACACGATAATACACGCTTTCTATTTTAAAAATTGTTCTACTATGATACAATATTTTTAATAGAGGTGAAAGAATTATGAAAAAATTAATCGGTGCCGCTTTATTAGGTCAATCAGGCGGACCTACAAGCGTAATTAATGCCAGTGCCGCAGGAGTTTTCTTAGAAGCTTTAAAGCACGAAGAAATTACTAATGTATATGCTGGTATCCATGGTATTAGGGGAATATTAGACGAAGATTTTTATGATATTAACCAAGAAGATTTAGAAGAACTTGAAAGATTAAAATATACTCCATCTTCAGCAATTGGAAGTGTTCGTTATAAATTAGCTGATCCTTCTAAAGATGATACAGACTATAAACGTTTACTTGAAGTATTTAAAAAATATAATATTCGTTACTTCTTTTATAATGGTGGAAATGATTCAATGGACACTTGTAATAAAATAAGTAAATTCATGCAAAAAGAAAACTGGGATGTAAGAATAGTCGGTGTTCCAAAAACAATTGATAACGATTTAAACGGAACTGATCATACTCCAGGTTTTAGTAGTGCTGCTAAATATGTTGCGACCACATTAATGGAAGTTTATTTAGATGCAACTGTGTATGATATTAAAAATGTAACTATTGTTGAAATCATGGGAAGAAATGCAGGTTGGTTAGCTGCTGCAGCTAACATTCCTAAATCTCTAGGATATGGTCCTGATTTAATTTACCTTCCTGAAGTAGATTTTAATATTGATGATTTTTTCTGCCAAGTAGGAGAATTATTAGAACAAAAAAATGCCGTTGTTATCGCTGTCAGCGAAGGGATTCGTTCAAATGGAAAATACATCCCAGAATTATTTAACGAAAACATTTCAAAAGATGCTTTTGGACATGCTCAGTTAGGTGGAACAGCCTCTATCTTAGCTCATAAAGTGAAAGAAAAATTCGGAACTAAAACAAGAGCAATCGAGTTTAGTTTATTACAAAGAGCAGCTGCTCACCTTGCTTCTCAAACAGATATAGATGAAGCTTATACTGCTGGTTCTAAAGCTGTTTTAGCTGCTTTAGATGGACTTACTGATGTGATGGTTGGATTTAAACGCATCTCTAATAATCCTTATAAAATTGATTATACACTTATACCCTTAGAAACTGCTGCCAATATAGAACAAAAAGTACCATTAGAATGGATTTTACCTCATGGTAAAGGTCTAACAAAAGAATATAATGATTATGTTCTTCCTTTAATTCAAGGTGAAACTAAACTAGAAAAAGAAAACAGCTTACCTAGATTTGCAAGACTTAAAAAAATTAGGGTAGCTAAAAAATAATGACCTGTAATTTAAAAAAGTCTAACATTGAATCATTTTTTAACAGTTACTACTATATTGCATCTGTGGCGCTTATTTCTTATATTATCTGGCTTTTAAGATTCTTCGTTCATGGAGAATCTTTGTATGTTACTACATTTTCTCTTATTTTATTATTAGGAATTGTTTTCGGTAGTATCCTTATTCTATTTAAGAATACTGTTTATACAGTGCCTATAGCCTTAAGTTTATTATTTACCATAGGGATAGCAGGGATGAATCTTGAAACCTTTTCAACAACTTCTCTTGTTATAGTAGGTATAGCGATTGCTACTATTATTTTATCTATTATTGCTCATCTTATCATTTATAAACCTAGCTTTAAATTAAATACTTTTGGAATCAGTTATATTTTAGTAGGGGTCTCATTTATTATTCCATTTATTTATAGAGGAATTAACTCACATAACATGATTGGATTTCTTGGAGTTATCTACTTAATTATTTATTTATTTTATAGTAATACAATAAAAAAAGATAATACTAATTATTTATTTAGAACGTTATTTATTCTATCACTTATGTTATCATTCCAATTAATCGCATGTTTTATTGATAATTTATCTCATTTTGAAGGAAAAAGAATCTCTGATGCCTTAATCTTCCTATTAAAAGGTGGGACAGATCCAGGTTGGGGTAATACAAACGATTTAACTATTCACTTAACCTTATTTTCAGCTTCAACCATTTATTATATGTATAAATACCCCAAAAAGTATTTTCCCTGGTTACACTTATTATTCACTAGTTTTGTGATTGTATTATCAGGAGCTCGTGGTTCTATGGTAACTTCAGTTGCCTTATGGTTGATTATTTTAATCATTACGATTAGGAATAGAAAACTAGGTTCCTTAAAGAGTTTATATATCACTTTAGGTTCTATTGCAATCTTCCTTGGTATATTTTATAATTTTACCTATGAAGTAATAGAAAGCTTTATTGCCTCTTTAAAAGGTGGGACAAATCAAATGTTAACTGGTAGACTTGATTTATATGAGTTAGCTATTGAAGCCTTTAAAAAATATCCTATCTTTGGTAGCGGTTGGGGTGACCTACAACCTGAGTGGCTAGGTGGCGGAACAAGAATTATTGTTTACCATTCTACTTTCTTCCATGCGCTTGCTATTGGTGGTATATTTGGAATTTTAGTTTTAGGCTATCAATTATATGCAACCTTTAAGTTTTTACTCAAACCAACCTATTTGGCTAAGTTTGTTATCTTAATTACATATATTGTTACACAAGTTCATGGTTTATTTGATAATACACAATACATGGTGAATTATACATTATCTACAATTATTATATTTTCTATACTTGAAGCATATGATGCTAGTAAAAAAACAGAAGAATCTACACTATAAAAAAACTCAGCTATCTTTTTAGGTAGTTGAGTTTTTTACTATTATTTTAAGTTTTTTTCAAAATTCCAAGAATCTTTTACCATATCAAAGACTGTTAATTCAGTTTCCCAGCCCAATTCTTTTTTAGCCTTGCTTGCATCTGCATAAGATGTAGCAATATCCCCACTTCTTCTTTCTGTGATTTCATAAGGGATTTTGATATTGTTTTCTTTTTCAAAGGCTTGAACTAATTGTAATACTGAAGTTCCTTTTCCACTTCCTAAGTTATAAATATTAACTTGATTTACAGTATTTTCTAAAGCTTTAACATGCCCTTTTGCTAGATCAACAACATGGATATAATCTCTAACGCCTGTTCCATCTTCTGTATCATAGTCATTCCCAAAGACAAATAGTTTTTCTCTTTTACCTTTAGCCGTTTGTGTAATATATGGCATAAGGTTATTAGGAATACCTTGTGGTAATTCTCCAATTAATCCACTTTCGTGTGCTCCTACTGGATTAAAGTATCTTAAAAGAGTCACATTTAACTCTTTATTGGCAGCTGCCGCATCAGTAAGAATTCTTTCTGACATTGCCTTTGTTTCTCCATATGGATTAGTAGTTTTTCTTAATGCCATTGTTTCAACAAATGGAGATTCGTTATCACCATAGACGGTCGCTGATGAACTAAAGACAAATTTAGGAACTTTATATTCAGTAGCTAACTGGGTTAAGACAATAGTTGATACTAAATTATTATAGTAATACATTAAAGGTTTTTGAACAGACTCTCCAACTGCTTTTAATCCTGCAAAATGAATAATTCCATCAAACTTATTTTCTTTAAATACTTTTTCTAAATCTGATTTAATTGTTACATCAATTTCATAAAATTTAAAATCTTTTTTGAAATTGTTTTAATGTGTTCTAAAGCATCTTTATGACTGTTAACAAAATTATCTACAATCACTACTTCATAATTATTTTTTAGTAGTTCTACTACTGTATGAGAGCCTATATATCCAGCCCCGCCTGTAACTAATATTTTCATCTGATTACCATCCTGTTTGTATTTTTATTGAAGTACATTTTTTTATCTGCACGATCTAGCAATTCTAATATATTTACTCCATCATTAGGTGATATTGCTAATCCGGTACTAATTGTAATAATATATGGTTTACCATCAATTATCATTGGTTTTTCCATGGCTTTTTTAAATTCATCAATCATTTCTATTGTTTTATCCATAGAGATTAAATTTGAGAAGTGGATAACAAATTCATCGCCAGCATATCTTGCCTTTAGACTCTTTTTAAAGTGATTAACCATTCTTTTTGAAATTTCAACTAATAATTTATCCCCTAATAAATGTCCATTTTGATCATTGAGTTCTTTAAAATTATCAATATCTAAAAACAGTATTTTCTGATTATTAGGATCTTCTTGTAAAACCGATTCCATTCTATTGATGAAATACTGTTTCGTGTTTAAAGAAGTCAATGGGTCTTTATTAATCATTTTAGACATATTAGCAGTTGTTACTCCACTTAAGTCTTTATAGGTTGCTACATAGCGAATAATTTGATTTCTGTCATCTTTAATCACAAATACTTGTTTCCAAGCAGGAAGAATTGAACCATCACGTTTTCTTTCCCATGTTTCTCCTTGCCAAAAATCGTTTTTATATAATATTTCTTCTAGTTTATCTGCCATATATTGTTCTGAAAAACTTCTTAGTGCTCTATCAAAGAACTGCATTTTTTCAAATTCTGTCTCATGATATTGGAAAATATTACATAAAGTTTTATTAACATAAATAATTTGCTTTTTATCATTCGCAATAATCACACCATCTGTATGATTATCAATAATTTTTTTATAGCTCTTAAGATCAATATCTGCAATAT contains:
- a CDS encoding 6-phosphofructokinase; protein product: MKKLIGAALLGQSGGPTSVINASAAGVFLEALKHEEITNVYAGIHGIRGILDEDFYDINQEDLEELERLKYTPSSAIGSVRYKLADPSKDDTDYKRLLEVFKKYNIRYFFYNGGNDSMDTCNKISKFMQKENWDVRIVGVPKTIDNDLNGTDHTPGFSSAAKYVATTLMEVYLDATVYDIKNVTIVEIMGRNAGWLAAAANIPKSLGYGPDLIYLPEVDFNIDDFFCQVGELLEQKNAVVIAVSEGIRSNGKYIPELFNENISKDAFGHAQLGGTASILAHKVKEKFGTKTRAIEFSLLQRAAAHLASQTDIDEAYTAGSKAVLAALDGLTDVMVGFKRISNNPYKIDYTLIPLETAANIEQKVPLEWILPHGKGLTKEYNDYVLPLIQGETKLEKENSLPRFARLKKIRVAKK
- a CDS encoding O-antigen ligase family protein, which gives rise to MTCNLKKSNIESFFNSYYYIASVALISYIIWLLRFFVHGESLYVTTFSLILLLGIVFGSILILFKNTVYTVPIALSLLFTIGIAGMNLETFSTTSLVIVGIAIATIILSIIAHLIIYKPSFKLNTFGISYILVGVSFIIPFIYRGINSHNMIGFLGVIYLIIYLFYSNTIKKDNTNYLFRTLFILSLMLSFQLIACFIDNLSHFEGKRISDALIFLLKGGTDPGWGNTNDLTIHLTLFSASTIYYMYKYPKKYFPWLHLLFTSFVIVLSGARGSMVTSVALWLIILIITIRNRKLGSLKSLYITLGSIAIFLGIFYNFTYEVIESFIASLKGGTNQMLTGRLDLYELAIEAFKKYPIFGSGWGDLQPEWLGGGTRIIVYHSTFFHALAIGGIFGILVLGYQLYATFKFLLKPTYLAKFVILITYIVTQVHGLFDNTQYMVNYTLSTIIIFSILEAYDASKKTEESTL
- a CDS encoding sensor domain-containing diguanylate cyclase — encoded protein: MKELNKALVALQNTIIYMGRPLFIIDSNNYEIVCDTPLSRDKLGIYVGMTLQEALGEEVTLSYLKNHVIRNEKNSEFLTFKTVEVLENYYLVMPNLVKEADYLETLASEVFFDEIEAKVILNSTGTIIGCNKKFEEIFGFTNQEIKSKILSNVLDLSLTDKEYINTHKEMFLNGHDICILATRKTKYGNRIKMNIDFVPILNKEEIIGIQVTYKPMNNIADIDLKSYKKIIDNHTDGVIIANDKKQIIYVNKTLCNIFQYHETEFEKMQFFDRALRSFSEQYMADKLEEILYKNDFWQGETWERKRDGSILPAWKQVFVIKDDRNQIIRYVATYKDLSGVTTANMSKMINKDPLTSLNTKQYFINRMESVLQEDPNNQKILFLDIDNFKELNDQNGHLLGDKLLVEISKRMVNHFKKSLKARYAGDEFVIHFSNLISMDKTIEMIDEFKKAMEKPMIIDGKPYIITISTGLAISPNDGVNILELLDRADKKMYFNKNTNRMVIR